Proteins encoded within one genomic window of Glycine soja cultivar W05 chromosome 1, ASM419377v2, whole genome shotgun sequence:
- the LOC114419892 gene encoding zinc finger CCCH domain-containing protein 45-like, whose translation MRVLEEVYPRISAIPDGPSVSSNVENECYDDNESVIPLLPLIPVEEEQESVEDTEPDFPTKKLQSQNLQQQYIPPATSLINPQCNNINSRCSGKPLPATSSESDIVAAASAAAVAAIIKSNEQGSLIDMDLLRKLFTDPTMIEKLIEQNRTATTTVSAPSNILSIPASYSKPAAVASETKPTAPTTTMGLWPTSVTRKATHEKPSITSVPSVSLAMPLTPQTVTRHKPQSTHRPVKKNIPHMPNGVLPSLNTHSPQQGLKRAAPLASVSSSELKTVAVPSASANMHAVAKQMKPG comes from the exons ATGAGAGTGCTTGAAGAAGTTTATCCTCGTATTTCTGCCATTCCTGATGG ACCTTCAGTTTCTTCTAACGTGGAGAATGAATGTTATGATGATAATGAGAGCGTCATTCCTCTCCTCCCTCTCATTCCTGTTGAGGAGGAACAAGAGTCAGTAGAGGATACTGAACCTGACTTTCCCACCAAAAAATTGCAGTCACAAAACTTGCAGCAGCAATATATACCACCAGCAACATCTCTCATTAACCCACAATGCAACAATATTAATTCACGTTGCAGTGGAAAACCACTACCTGCAACATCTTCTGAGTCAGATATAGTTGCAGCAGCTTCTGCTGCTGCTGTAGCTGCCATTATAAAAAGCAATGAGCAAGGAAGCTTGATTGATATGGATTTGCTCCGTAAATTATTTACTGACCCAACAATGATTGAAAAGTTAATTGAGCAAAATAGAACTGCTACCACCACTGTCAGTGCACCCTCAAATATTTTGAGTATACCAGCTTCTTATTCTAAACCTGCAGCTGTAGCTTCTGAGACTAAACCAACTGCACCAACAACCACAATGGGTTTATGGCCTACTTCTGTGACAAGGAAAGCAACACATGAAAAGCCATCAATTACATCTGTTCCATCTGTTTCTTTGGCTATGCCTTTAACTCCTCAAACAGTAACAAGGCATAAACCTCAATCAACTCACAGGCCTGTCAAGAAAAATATTCCTCATATGCCAAATGGAGTGCTTCCCTCTTTAAACACTCACTCTCCACAACAAGGGTTAAAGAGAGCAGCACCATTGGCTTCTGTTTCCTCCAGTGAATTGAAAACAGTGGCAGTGCCTTCTGCTTCTGCAAACATGCATGCAGTTGCAAAACAGATGAAGCCTGGTTAA